Part of the Eubacterium sp. 1001713B170207_170306_E7 genome, AGCCATCAGCGCTGTGATTGACCGGTACTGTTTTTTTTGCAGAATGGCCGACAGGCAGTCTGCCGCCATCCTATCGCGTGCCGGATCACCTATGGTACCGTCCATAACAGCAATCAGGTATCCTCCCGCATGCTCCGGAGCAGCGCTGTCAAACAGTCTGATCACCTCGTGCTGCTCTGTTGCCTGTGCTTCCAGCAAACAGTATAAAACTGGCACAAAGGCCTCAGTCTCTGTAACAGTCTCTGTTATCAAAAGCTCTTTTTCTAACCATGTAACTGTAAAAGGAATCTGCTGTTCAAGACAGGACGCCGAAACCGTCGCAAAAGCATCCAATATCCGGTCAATGGCTTCAATCGTTGTCTTTTTTCCAAAATCAATCAGAAAATTTATATAATAATCCTCTGACAGGCTAAAATCTTTTACAATGAGCGTATCAAGACGCTGGCTGAGCTTCCAGTGGATTTTTTGAACCCTGTCTCCTGCCCGATAATCCCTCAGCTGAAAAATATCTCCCGGGTCGTACCCGGCTTTCCAGAGAGCGTGGGTATTCTGGTCAGAATCTGTATATCCGGCAGGAACCTTTAAATAATCAGATTCACAGATATTCGGCATAATATAAACTGATGCCCCAACCCCGGAAAGTGATTTCGGCCGAACCGGGAGCGCAAACAGCCGCAACGGGTCATAAACTTTTGCTTTCTCTACGAAAAGCCTGATTTTACCACAATACTGAAAGCTAAGCTTTGAATGCAGCACGGCGGTCTCAAGCGGCGCGATGCTTTTCGTCAACTCAAGAACGCCAGATCCAGAAGTACTGCCCAGCACATTTTCGTAAAATAAGATCAGGCACACATAAGCACATGGAAAATAAGAGGTGTTGCGGATCGTTAAAGCATAAGGAATATCCTCATGCTTTGCAGCGTCTGCCGACTCAAATGTTAAATCAAACTCCAGATCAAAATAGGCGGGCAGAACCGAAAGTAAAGAAAAAAACGGCAAAACAAGCATAACGATAAACAAAAGGTGTGAAATATACCCTGGATAGTACACAAGGAAGACCAGGGCAGCCATCAGAAAAAGGAAATAGGAAAAGCGCTGTTTTTTCATTATCCTATACCATTGAGGGAGCCGCTACCTCCTCCAAAGCCTTTTGGAGAAGCTGCATTTTCCCGATACTCGCTGCCCGTGCCTGAGCGTCAAGCAAAAGGCGGTGGCGGCAAACTACTGAAAAAACAGTCTGAACATCCTTTGGTGTCACGAAATCTCGCTGGTGCAAAAAAGCGCATGCCTTAGCCATGCTTAACAGCGCAATGGTCC contains:
- a CDS encoding DUF58 domain-containing protein; this translates as MKKQRFSYFLFLMAALVFLVYYPGYISHLLFIVMLVLPFFSLLSVLPAYFDLEFDLTFESADAAKHEDIPYALTIRNTSYFPCAYVCLILFYENVLGSTSGSGVLELTKSIAPLETAVLHSKLSFQYCGKIRLFVEKAKVYDPLRLFALPVRPKSLSGVGASVYIMPNICESDYLKVPAGYTDSDQNTHALWKAGYDPGDIFQLRDYRAGDRVQKIHWKLSQRLDTLIVKDFSLSEDYYINFLIDFGKKTTIEAIDRILDAFATVSASCLEQQIPFTVTWLEKELLITETVTETEAFVPVLYCLLEAQATEQHEVIRLFDSAAPEHAGGYLIAVMDGTIGDPARDRMAADCLSAILQKKQYRSITALMAGPNPELVKALRASGCAVFTLEDNIGEKEGRRE